The proteins below are encoded in one region of Pseudomonas putida S13.1.2:
- a CDS encoding ribonucleotide-diphosphate reductase subunit beta, with protein MLSWDEFDNEDGEVAAKGNTPAQAAAAATLDKLDSAGGAAALEARAATASDSEAVKRAKAALDALDVAEGLAELEGSSARVAVDEKRMINCRADLNQLVPFKYDWAWQKYLDGCANHWMPQEVNMTADIALWKSQDGLTEDERRIVMRNLGFFSTADSLVANNLALAVYRLITNPECRQYILRQAFEEAIHTHAYQYCIESLGMDEGEIFNMYHEIPSVAKKAAWGLKYTRAISDPEFNTGTVETDKELLRNLIAYYCVLEGIFFYCGFTQILSMGRRNKMTGVAEQFQYILRDESMHLNFGIDVINQIKIENPHLWDAAMKEEATQMILQGTQLEIEYARDTMPRGVLGMNAAMMEDYLKFIANRRLTQIGLKEEYPGTTNPFPWMSEIMDLKKEKNFFETRVIEYQTGGALSWD; from the coding sequence ATGCTGAGCTGGGACGAATTCGATAACGAAGACGGCGAAGTAGCCGCCAAAGGCAACACCCCTGCGCAGGCCGCTGCCGCCGCCACCCTCGACAAGCTCGACAGCGCCGGTGGTGCCGCCGCTCTGGAAGCTCGCGCTGCCACCGCGTCTGACTCCGAAGCCGTCAAACGTGCCAAGGCTGCCCTCGACGCCCTCGACGTGGCCGAAGGCCTGGCCGAGCTGGAAGGTTCTTCTGCCCGTGTCGCGGTAGACGAAAAGCGCATGATCAACTGCCGCGCCGACCTGAACCAGCTGGTACCGTTCAAGTACGACTGGGCCTGGCAGAAGTATCTGGACGGCTGCGCCAACCACTGGATGCCGCAAGAGGTCAACATGACCGCCGACATCGCCCTGTGGAAGAGCCAGGACGGCCTGACCGAGGACGAGCGCCGCATCGTCATGCGTAACCTGGGCTTCTTCTCCACCGCCGACTCGCTGGTTGCCAACAACCTGGCCCTGGCCGTGTACCGCCTGATCACCAACCCGGAGTGCCGCCAGTACATCCTGCGCCAGGCCTTTGAAGAGGCGATCCACACCCACGCCTACCAGTACTGCATCGAGTCGCTGGGCATGGATGAAGGCGAGATCTTCAACATGTACCACGAGATCCCGTCGGTCGCTAAAAAAGCCGCCTGGGGCCTGAAGTACACCCGCGCCATCTCCGACCCGGAATTCAACACCGGCACCGTCGAAACCGACAAAGAGCTGCTGCGCAACCTGATCGCCTACTACTGCGTGCTGGAAGGCATCTTCTTCTACTGCGGCTTCACCCAGATCCTGTCCATGGGCCGCCGCAACAAGATGACCGGCGTTGCCGAGCAGTTCCAGTACATCCTGCGTGACGAGTCGATGCACCTGAACTTCGGTATCGACGTGATCAACCAGATCAAGATCGAGAACCCGCACCTGTGGGACGCGGCGATGAAGGAAGAAGCGACCCAGATGATCCTGCAAGGGACCCAGTTGGAGATCGAATACGCCCGTGACACCATGCCACGCGGTGTACTGGGCATGAACGCAGCGATGATGGAGGACTACCTCAAGTTCATCGCCAACCGTCGCCTGACCCAGATTGGCCTGAAAGAAGAGTATCCAGGGACTACCAACCCGTTCCCATGGATGAGCGAGATCATGGACTTGAAGAAGGAGAAGAACTTCTTTGAGACGCGTGTGATTGAGTATCAGACGGGTGGTGCTTTGAGCTGGGACTGA